The Anaeromyxobacter sp. Fw109-5 genomic interval GGAGCGCCACGGCGCGCTCGTCATGGTGGACGACAGCCACGCGGTGGGGTTCATCGGCGCGAAGGGGCGCGGAACGCCCGAGCACTTCGGCGTGATGGGCCGCGTGGACCTCGTGACCGGCACGCTCGGCAAGGCCCTCGGGGGAGCGTCGGGCGGGTACGTGGCCGGCTCCCGCGAGGCGGTGGAGTGGCTCCGCCAGAAGGCGCGGCCGTACCTGTTCTCGAACACCCTCGCCCCCGTGATCGCCGCCGTGAGCCTGGAGGTGCTGGACCTCGTGGAGCGGAGCGACGACCTGCGGCTCCGGCTTCGCGAGAACGCCGCCCACTTCCGCGCCGGGCTGACGCGGCTCGGCTTCGAGCTGCTCCCCGGCGAGCACCCCATCATCCCGGTGATGCTGCACGACGCGCCGCTCGCCCAGGAGTTCGCGCGCCGCCTCCTCGAGGAGGGGGTCTACGCGATCGGCTTCTTCTTCCCGGTCGTCCCCAAGGGCCGGGCGCGCATCCGCACGCAGATGAGCGCCGCGCACTCGCGGGAGGACCTCGACTTCGCCGTGGGCGCGTTCGAGAAGGTAGGCCGCGCGCTCGGCGTCATCCGCTGAGAGGGACCATCGATGAAGGCGCTGGTGAAGTCGCGGCGGGCCGAGGGCATCTGGATGGTGCACGACGCGCCCGTGCCGGAGGTGGGCGTCCACGACGTGCGCATCCGCGTCCGCAAGAGCGCCATCTGCGGCACCGACGTCCACATCTACAACTGGGACGAGTGGAGCCAGCGCACCATCCCGGTGCCGATGATCGTCGGGCACGAGTACGTCGGCGTGGTCGACGCGGTGGGCGGGGAGGTCGAGGCGTTCCACCCGGGGGACCGCGTCTCGGGCGAGGGGCACGTCACGTGCGGCTTCTGCCGGAACTGCCGCGCGGGCAGGCGGCACCTGTGCCGCCACACCATCGGCGTCGGCGTGAACCGGCCCGGCTCCTTCGCCGAGTACGTGGTCATCCCCGCCGACAACGTGTACCGCATCCCCGACGACATCCCGGACGAGGTCGCCGCGATCTTCGATCCCTACGGGAACGCGACCCACACCGCGCTCTCGTTCGAGCTCGTCGGCGAGGACGTGCTCGTCACCGGCGCGGGGCCGATCGGCGTGATGGCGGTGTCGATCGCCCGGCACGTCGGCGCGCGCCACGTCGTCGTCACCGACGTGAACGACTACCGGCTCGGGCTCGCGCGGAGGATGGGCGCGACGCGCGCCGTGAACGTCGCCCGCGAGGACCTCCGCGCCGTGATGAAGGACCTCGGGATGAAGGAGGGCTTCGACGTCGGCCTGGAGATGAGCGGGAACGGGCGGGCGTTCCGGCAGATGCTCGAGGCGATGAACCACGGCGCCAAGGTGGCGCTCCTCGGCATCATGCCCGGCGAGGAGGCGATCGACTGGAGCCAGGTCGTCTTCAAGGGCCTCGTGCTGAAGGGCATCTACGGCCGGGAGATGTACGAGACCTGGTACAAGATGGTCGCGATGCTGCAGAGCGGCCTCGACATCTCGCCCGTGATCACCCACCGCTTCCCGATCGACGAGTTCCAGCAGGGCTTCGACGTGATGCGGAGCGGCCAGTCCGGCAAGGTCGTGCTCGACTGGGGGACCTAGACGCGCCGCGGGCGATCCCGGTCCGCTCGGGGTTGTCGAAGGTGCGCGGCCCGGGGGCGCGTCAGCCCGAGAGCGGGTCCTCGCCCTCGGTCCACGACGGCAGCACCCGGTCGTCGAGCTGGAAGTTCTCGCCGTCGTGCTCGGTGAAGACGACGTAGACGCTCCGCTTCGGCACGCGCCAGGTCTTCTCCAGCTCGTCCATCACCGCGAGGGCGAGGCGGCGCTTCTGGTCGGCGGTGCGCCCGCGGCGGATGTCCGCGTCGAGGAACGCGATCCCCTGCTCCGGCCGCTCGGCCCTCCCGAACACGAGGTCCTCCCGGCCGTAGGCGCGGAAGGTGATGCCGATGTGATCGGTGCCCGTGTCCATGATCTTCGCGAAGTGCCCCACGACGGCCTCCGCGAAGCGGCGCTTCTCCTCGGGCGTGGGGCTGAAGTTCAGGTCGAAGGAGAGGTGGGGCATGGCGGGCTCCGGCGTCGAGGGAGGTCCGCTGTCGAGTAAGCGCCGCGCGGCGACGTCGCGACGGCCCGGGTGGGAGCGCCGGCGCGGGCCGGCTGACGCGCGGCGGCCGCGCGGTTACGCTCCGCTCCGTGCGCGTGGTGAGCAGGTGGGGGGCGACTGCGGACGAGGCCGCGGAGGAGTTCCCCTGCGATCGGCTGTGCGCGGGCGCCGACGCCGCCTACCTCAGGGCGGTCACCGTCCGCGCCGCGCCGCCCACGGTGTTCCGCTGGCTGTGTCAGCTTCGGGTGGCGCCCTACTCCTACGACTGGATCGACAACCTCGGTCGTCGCAGCCCGCGCGCGCTCACGCCCGGCGCGGAGCGGCTCGCCGCCGGCCAGACGGTGATGACGATCTTCGAGCTCCGGGCGTTCGAGCCGGACCGCTCGCTCACCGTCGTGAACAAGGTCCGCCGGGGCGGGCGCGCGCTGTTCGGCGAGGTCTGGGTGAGCTACCGCGTCGTCCCCGCGCCGGGCGGCGCTTCCAGGCTGACGGCGAAGGTCCTCGTCCGATATCCCCGTGGCCCGTTCGGCCGGCTGATGCGCGCCGTCCTGCCGATCGGGGACCTGCTCATGATGCGGCGCCAGCTCCTCAACCTGGGAGCGCTGGCGGAGCGCGAGGACCGGAGCCGCCGCTGATCCCTAGTCCCGAAGAGTGGGACCCACCGTCGAGGATCTGGGGACAGACGAACCCGGCCCGGGTTGAGTATCCTGCGCGTCCCCATGTCGTCCGGTAGCGACAGCGCCGCCCGCGGACGCGGCTCCTCCGCGAGCCCCACCCTCCCCGAGGCCCGCCGCGCGGCGCCGGAGGAGGTCCTCCGCCAGGTCGAGGCGGCGGGGCGCAGCCCGGTGGTGGCGGCGGTGCTCGAGGTCGCGGACGGAGCGGTGCTGGTGCTCAACGCGGAGCGCCAGATCGTGGCGTCGAACGATCGCGGCCCGCTGGCCGGCGATCCCGGCCACGCCCTGGGGCTGCGCATGGGGGAGGCCCTCGGCTGCGTGAACGCCCTCGCCGCGGGCGACTGCGGGGTCACCCCGGCGTGCGGGCAGTGCGGCTCGCTCGCCGCGCTCGTCGGCTGTCACCGCGAGGCGCGCTCGCTCGAGGCCGAGTGCCTGCTGCGGAGCGAGCTGCCCGGGCACGGCGCGCTCGAGCTCAACGTCCGCGCGACCCCGCTCGTGATCGACGGCCATCGCTTCACGGCGGTCTCCCTGCGCGACGTCTCCGCCGAGAAGCGGCGCGACGCGCTCGAGCAGCTCTTCCTGCACGACGTCCTCAACACCGTGGCCGGGCTGCGCGGCTGGGCCGCCCGCATGCGACGCGGCACCGTCGACCCCGCGGCGGCCTCGGCGCGGATGGATCAGCTCTCCGCCCAGCTCGAGCGGGAGATCCGCGATCACCGCGCCCTCGTCGCCGCCGAGCGCGGCCTGCTCGTGGTGGACCCCGGCCCGGTGCGGGCGGCGGACGTCCTCGCCGACCTCGCCGCGATCTTCGCCTCGCACCGCGCCGCGCGCGATCGCCGGCTCGCCGTCGCGCCGGCGCCCGCCGAGCTCGTCCTCGTCACCGACGCGTCGATCCTCCTCCGCGTGCTCGCGAACATGGTCGTCAACGCGCTCGAGGCCACCGCGCCCGGCGGGGTGGTCCGCGTCCGCTGCGACGCCCAGCGCGGCGAGGTGGGGTTCGAGGTCCACAACGCCGAGCTCATTCCCCTCGACGTGCAGTCCCGGATCTTCCAGCGCTCCTTCAGCACCAAGGCCGCGCGCGGGCGCGGCCTCGGCACCTACGGCATGAAGCTCCTCGGCGAGGGCCAGCTCGGCGGCGAGGTGGCGTTCACCTCGGACCCGGCGCGCGGCACCGTCTTCTCCATCCGCCTGGCCGCGGGCGGGCCTCGCTCCGCCTGAGGCCGGGGGCGCGGCCCCCCGGCATCATCTCCGCGCGCCCGAGCGCCTCCCCTCGATCCGCGCCTCGGCGGTGCCCCGCACCGGCGTCTCGGGAGCCAGGCCTTCCGGAATCGCGAGCTCGCTGCCCATCACCTGGATCCGCTGCCCGCCGAGCCGCATCCGCACCGCCCCGGAGAGCTCCCACGCGAGCTCCAGGTCGAGGGCGTCCCCGTGCGCGCGGCCCCTGCCCGAACGCAGCGTCCCCTCGACCCGCCCCTGCGCGCCCTCGTTCTCGTCGAGCTCGAACGCGCAGCGCTGCCCTGCCTCGAAGGCGAGCTCCCCCTTCGGCCCCGCCCGTGCCTGGAGCTCGCAGCTCTTGCCTCGCGCGGCGAGCCGCACCCGTACCCGCCCCGGTCCGCCCTGCGAGACGACGGCCCGCCCCTCCTCGCGGAGCTCCTCCTCGGGAAGGCCGCTGGCGCGGACGCGCACCGTCGCCTCGAGGCGGTACTCGCCGGCAGGCGCCGGCGGCGCCGCCGTCGCGGGAAGGGCCGCGCACGCGGCGATCAAGGCGAGCTGCATGAAGGACGTGCTCCGCATCGCTCCTCCTCGTCGACTGCCCGGTTCCCACTCGGCCCCCCGGTGCGACGGCCGCCCGGAGGCTCACGCCCCCGGCCGGGCGCTACTGTGCGAGAATCGCACGTCCGGACCGGCCGGTCCGCAAACTCGAGGAGGAAGTCCGTTGAACAAGAACACCATCATCGCGCTGCTCGTCGGCGTGCTCGCCGGTCTCGTGATCGGCTACTCGGTCGGCTCGAGCATGTCGGCCAGCGCCCCCCCGCCGGTCATGGCCGCGCCCGCCGGCGCCCCACCGGCCGGCATGCCCGGCATGCCCGGCGCGCCCGCGCCCAGCGGCGGCATGGACGTCCAGCAGCGGATCGCGACGCTCCAGCAGGTCGTGACCCAGGACCCCAAGAACGCCGGGGCGTGGACGCAGCTCGGCAACGACTACTTCGACACGAACCAGCCGCAGAAGGCGGTCGACGCCTACGGCAAGGCCCTGGCGCTCCAGCCCGGAAACGCCGACGTGCTGACCGACCAGGGCGTCATGTACCGGGCGCTCGGGCAGTTCGACAAGGCGGTCGAGAACTTCCGCAAGGCGAACGAGGCGAACCCGCGCCACATGCAGTCCCTGTTCAACCTCGGGGTGGTCTACGCCTACGACCTCAAGCAGCCGAACAAGGCGATCGAGGCGTGGGAGAAGCTCGTCGCGCTCGAGCCGAGCAGCCCCCAGGCGATCCAGGCGCGCACGCAGATCGAGCAGCTGAAGAACGCGCCCAAGTAGCCTTCGGGGAGGGTCGGGCGCACGACCTGGCGACGGTGCCGGGTGCCCGCCCGGGTCGGGCGCGCTCGCCTCGACTGGAGGCGCGCGCGACGCCGGCAGGTGCGGTATCTCACCCACGTGAGAACGCACCGCCTGCTCGCCGCCTCCACCCTCGCCGCCGTCGCCCTCCTCGCCAGCGCCTGCGCGTCGCGCCGCAGCGCGCGGCTCGCCGAGCAGCCCATCTCGCCCGAGCGCGACTGGGACTCGGAGCTCCGCCGCGATCACCCGCTCGTCGGCAAGATCTGGGACCAGCGCGGGCAGCGCTTCGTCGACGAGGCGACCCTGGCCGCCTCGGTGTCGGCCGCCGAGTTCGTGATCCTGGGAGAGGTCCACGACAACCCCGATCACCACGCCGTCCAGGCGCGCCTCGTCGGCGCCATCGGCGCGACGCGCCGTCCGGCGCTCGCCTTCGAGATGCTCGAGGAGGACGATCAGCCCGCGGTGGACGCGGCGCTCGAACGCCACCCCTCGGATCCGGACGCCCTCGCCCGCGCCGTCGACTGGGAGCACAGCGGCTGGTACGCGTTCTCGATGTATCGGCCGATCTTCGTCGCCGGGCTCGCGGCGAAGATGCCCATCGTCGCCGCGAACCTCCCGCGGAAGGTGGCGAAGGACGTCGCGTTCCAGGGCGAGGCGGCGCTGCCCGAGGAGGTGCGGGCAGCGCTCCAGCGCGCCGGCCCGCTCGCGCCCGAGACCATCGCCACCTGGCGCGCGGAGATGAAGTCCTCGCACTGCGACGCGCCGATGCCGGAGGAGATCCTCGATCGGCTCGCCCTCGCCCAGCGCGCCCGCGACGCGCAGATGGCGCTGCGGATGATCGGCGGCGCCGCCTCCGGCGCCGTGCTCGTGACGGGGAACGGGCACGCCCGCGTCGACCGGGCGGTCCCCGCCGTCCTCGGGCGCGAGGCGCAGGGACGGACCGTGCTCGCCGTCGGCGTGCTGGAGGTGCAGGAAGGGCTGCTCGAGCCCTCCCGCTACGCCGCCGACCTGAAGGCGGCCACGCTCCCCTATGACTTGGTCGTGTTCACCCCCGCGACCGAGCGCGAGGACCCGTGCCTCGCCCTGCGCGGTCACGACTTCTCGAAGCCCAAGGCGCCTCCACGCCGCTGACCGGGAGTGCCCCGCCGCGACCTCCCACCCCGAGAACGAGAGGACGCCGCCGGCCCCGAGCCCAGCGGCGTCCAACCCCTCGTGGCGACGCGAGGGGCTCCCGCTGAGAGAGCTCTAGTTCGTGGCGGACGCCTTCTGCGGCGTGGTCTTGGCCGTCTTCGTCTGGGTCGCCTTCTTCTCGGTCTTCTCGGTCTTCGCTACCGCGGCCTTGCCCTTCTCGGAAGCGCTGGTGGAGGACGCGGTGGTCATCTGCTTCTCGCCGCAGGGGAACGCCGGGGTCGCGAGGCCGAGGATCGCGAGCGCGGTGGCGGCGCGGAGGACGAGCTTCATGAAGGA includes:
- a CDS encoding glycine C-acetyltransferase, yielding MNDAFTAHLRAQLRQLEADGLLKRERVLTTPQGAWVEADGRRVVNLCANNYLGLAGRPELVKAAQEALPRHGFGLSSVRFICGTQDVHKELEGRIARFLGFDDAILFSSCFDANGGVFEALLGEEDAVVSDALNHASIIDGIRLCKAQRYRYANGDMAELEARLREADAAGARFKLVVTDGVFSMDGYLARLPEICDLAERHGALVMVDDSHAVGFIGAKGRGTPEHFGVMGRVDLVTGTLGKALGGASGGYVAGSREAVEWLRQKARPYLFSNTLAPVIAAVSLEVLDLVERSDDLRLRLRENAAHFRAGLTRLGFELLPGEHPIIPVMLHDAPLAQEFARRLLEEGVYAIGFFFPVVPKGRARIRTQMSAAHSREDLDFAVGAFEKVGRALGVIR
- a CDS encoding HAMP domain-containing sensor histidine kinase, with product MSSGSDSAARGRGSSASPTLPEARRAAPEEVLRQVEAAGRSPVVAAVLEVADGAVLVLNAERQIVASNDRGPLAGDPGHALGLRMGEALGCVNALAAGDCGVTPACGQCGSLAALVGCHREARSLEAECLLRSELPGHGALELNVRATPLVIDGHRFTAVSLRDVSAEKRRDALEQLFLHDVLNTVAGLRGWAARMRRGTVDPAAASARMDQLSAQLEREIRDHRALVAAERGLLVVDPGPVRAADVLADLAAIFASHRAARDRRLAVAPAPAELVLVTDASILLRVLANMVVNALEATAPGGVVRVRCDAQRGEVGFEVHNAELIPLDVQSRIFQRSFSTKAARGRGLGTYGMKLLGEGQLGGEVAFTSDPARGTVFSIRLAAGGPRSA
- the tdh gene encoding L-threonine 3-dehydrogenase; translated protein: MKALVKSRRAEGIWMVHDAPVPEVGVHDVRIRVRKSAICGTDVHIYNWDEWSQRTIPVPMIVGHEYVGVVDAVGGEVEAFHPGDRVSGEGHVTCGFCRNCRAGRRHLCRHTIGVGVNRPGSFAEYVVIPADNVYRIPDDIPDEVAAIFDPYGNATHTALSFELVGEDVLVTGAGPIGVMAVSIARHVGARHVVVTDVNDYRLGLARRMGATRAVNVAREDLRAVMKDLGMKEGFDVGLEMSGNGRAFRQMLEAMNHGAKVALLGIMPGEEAIDWSQVVFKGLVLKGIYGREMYETWYKMVAMLQSGLDISPVITHRFPIDEFQQGFDVMRSGQSGKVVLDWGT
- a CDS encoding tautomerase family protein — protein: MPHLSFDLNFSPTPEEKRRFAEAVVGHFAKIMDTGTDHIGITFRAYGREDLVFGRAERPEQGIAFLDADIRRGRTADQKRRLALAVMDELEKTWRVPKRSVYVVFTEHDGENFQLDDRVLPSWTEGEDPLSG
- a CDS encoding ChaN family lipoprotein, with the translated sequence MRTHRLLAASTLAAVALLASACASRRSARLAEQPISPERDWDSELRRDHPLVGKIWDQRGQRFVDEATLAASVSAAEFVILGEVHDNPDHHAVQARLVGAIGATRRPALAFEMLEEDDQPAVDAALERHPSDPDALARAVDWEHSGWYAFSMYRPIFVAGLAAKMPIVAANLPRKVAKDVAFQGEAALPEEVRAALQRAGPLAPETIATWRAEMKSSHCDAPMPEEILDRLALAQRARDAQMALRMIGGAASGAVLVTGNGHARVDRAVPAVLGREAQGRTVLAVGVLEVQEGLLEPSRYAADLKAATLPYDLVVFTPATEREDPCLALRGHDFSKPKAPPRR
- a CDS encoding tetratricopeptide repeat protein — protein: MNKNTIIALLVGVLAGLVIGYSVGSSMSASAPPPVMAAPAGAPPAGMPGMPGAPAPSGGMDVQQRIATLQQVVTQDPKNAGAWTQLGNDYFDTNQPQKAVDAYGKALALQPGNADVLTDQGVMYRALGQFDKAVENFRKANEANPRHMQSLFNLGVVYAYDLKQPNKAIEAWEKLVALEPSSPQAIQARTQIEQLKNAPK